The nucleotide sequence ACCCGGGACAGGTCGTTACCACCCGCGATCCGCAGCGCCTCCAGAACCCGCAGCACCCCCATACCCGTCGTCTCCCCCGTCAGCTCCGCCTGCTTCCAGGACAGCCCGACGAACGAGATCGCGCCCAGGTTGTACACCTCGTCAGGCTGGGAGATCTCCACCGCNCCGATCAACGACGGAAGATCCGTCAGGTCACCCTCCAACAACA is from Parafrankia discariae and encodes:
- a CDS encoding GDP-mannose 4,6-dehydratase; its protein translation is MPRALITGITGQDGLYLGELLVGRGYEVFGLVRGQSNPKVATVERLVPGVVLLEGDLTDLPSLIGAVEISQPDEVYNLGAISFVGLSWKQAELTGETTGMGVLRVLEALRIAGGNDLSRV